From the Candidatus Krumholzibacteriota bacterium genome, one window contains:
- the gatA gene encoding Asp-tRNA(Asn)/Glu-tRNA(Gln) amidotransferase subunit GatA: MSISELRKLYSENKVKPSEVVRSCLDSISSNDSRIEAFINVIPEDAMKRARHLDLESSGGMPLYGIPIAVKDNICTKGYETTCASKILEGYRPPYNATVVDRLLEAGAVILGKTNMDEFAMGSSTENSAYKITKNPYNTEYAPGGSSGGSAAAVAASMVPVSLGSDTGGSIRQPASLCGVVGLKGTYGRVSRYGLIAFASSLDQIGPITRTVEDSAAVMNVISGWDSRDATTIPDSTGDLTRGIEKGAEGMKIAVPRGYEEMDVAGEIKEILKGTIEKLEAENANVEFVELPDMDASIACYYILANAEASSNLARYDGVKYAFRAESESLEEMYERTRGEGFGDEVKRRVLLGTYVLSAGYYDAYYKKAQQVRAMICSKFESLFSRYDLVMLPTVPGPSFRIGERIDNPIEMYLSDIFTTPANIAGLPAISVPAGFAENGLPLGIQLLAGYAGEAKLLRGAAVLERMYGFNGNKTE, encoded by the coding sequence ATGTCGATATCGGAATTAAGGAAATTATACTCTGAAAATAAAGTAAAACCCTCTGAAGTCGTAAGGTCTTGCCTTGACTCTATTAGCTCTAATGACAGTAGAATAGAGGCATTTATTAATGTAATACCTGAAGATGCCATGAAAAGGGCGCGCCATCTTGACCTGGAATCTTCCGGGGGGATGCCGCTCTATGGAATCCCAATTGCCGTAAAGGATAATATATGCACAAAAGGATATGAAACAACATGCGCTTCGAAGATTCTCGAGGGTTACAGGCCCCCTTATAACGCAACTGTGGTAGACAGACTGCTCGAAGCCGGAGCTGTAATACTAGGGAAGACGAATATGGATGAATTCGCGATGGGTTCGTCAACAGAGAATTCCGCGTATAAAATAACAAAGAACCCTTATAACACCGAGTACGCCCCCGGAGGTTCAAGCGGAGGGTCGGCGGCAGCGGTGGCGGCATCTATGGTACCTGTTTCACTGGGATCCGACACGGGGGGTTCTATCAGACAGCCTGCCAGTTTGTGCGGAGTGGTGGGATTGAAGGGTACATACGGAAGAGTATCCAGGTACGGGCTGATAGCCTTTGCGAGCAGCCTCGATCAAATCGGTCCGATTACAAGAACAGTTGAAGATTCAGCTGCTGTAATGAATGTGATCTCGGGATGGGATTCAAGAGACGCCACGACTATTCCGGATAGTACGGGTGACTTGACAAGAGGTATTGAAAAGGGGGCGGAGGGCATGAAAATCGCAGTTCCGCGCGGTTATGAAGAGATGGATGTTGCCGGCGAAATAAAAGAGATCTTAAAAGGTACAATAGAAAAGCTCGAAGCGGAGAACGCGAACGTGGAATTTGTGGAATTGCCTGATATGGATGCGTCGATAGCCTGTTATTACATTCTGGCTAATGCTGAGGCTTCTTCGAATCTTGCGCGTTACGACGGTGTAAAATACGCCTTCAGAGCGGAATCGGAATCACTCGAAGAGATGTATGAAAGGACGAGGGGCGAGGGGTTCGGCGATGAAGTAAAAAGAAGGGTTCTTCTCGGCACATATGTTCTTTCAGCAGGTTATTATGATGCTTATTATAAGAAAGCGCAACAAGTTAGAGCCATGATATGCAGTAAATTCGAATCTCTTTTTTCAAGGTATGACCTTGTTATGCTTCCCACGGTTCCGGGGCCCTCTTTCAGGATTGGTGAGAGGATAGACAATCCTATTGAGATGTATTTGTCGGATATTTTTACTACTCCGGCAAATATTGCGGGGTTACCGGCGATCTCTGTACCGGCGGGTTTTGCCGAAAACGGACTCCCGCTTGGAATACAGCTTCTGGCCGGATATGCCGGTGAAGCAAAGCTTCTCAGGGGAGCGGCTGTACTGGAGCGAATGTACGGTTTTAACGGGAATAAAACGGAATAG
- a CDS encoding lamin tail domain-containing protein produces the protein MKKALFYFLSIFILITAVLSARGSADVLINEFMADPARDYDGDGDYNYRNDEWIEIINTGDSAVDLSGYLLCDGNEDGYFRYGFTGILQSGQIRIIFGSDSRIWEETNDFPIYGLSLNNSGDNVSLFRVGGSDTLLVDSIDYEDNAAQDDRSVGRSPENINIWELFDAYNPCPECAPIGGNGYVPTPGSVNTCVTDAEKASWGKVKSMCR, from the coding sequence ATGAAGAAAGCGCTTTTTTATTTCTTGTCGATCTTCATTTTAATTACAGCAGTCCTCTCAGCGCGAGGTTCAGCCGACGTGCTTATCAATGAATTCATGGCTGATCCCGCGAGGGACTACGATGGTGACGGTGATTATAACTACCGGAACGATGAGTGGATTGAGATCATAAATACCGGCGACAGTGCCGTCGATCTTTCCGGATATCTCCTTTGCGACGGAAATGAAGATGGATACTTCAGATACGGATTTACAGGGATTCTTCAGTCCGGTCAAATACGTATTATCTTCGGAAGCGATTCGAGAATCTGGGAAGAAACAAACGATTTTCCCATCTACGGGTTAAGTTTGAATAATTCCGGGGATAACGTGTCATTGTTCAGAGTAGGCGGTTCGGATACTCTGCTTGTCGATTCAATTGATTATGAAGACAATGCCGCCCAGGACGACCGTTCGGTAGGCAGGAGCCCGGAAAATATAAATATCTGGGAGTTATTTGATGCTTATAATCCCTGCCCCGAATGCGCGCCGATAGGGGGGAACGGTTACGTTCCTACTCCCGGCTCCGTAAATACGTGTGTCACTGACGCGGAAAAAGCGAGCTGGGGTAAAGTTAAATCGATGTGCAGGTAA
- the gatC gene encoding Asp-tRNA(Asn)/Glu-tRNA(Gln) amidotransferase subunit GatC gives MLSSVKLKRERKEKLKMLSDDEIKHIEKLARIRLGDEDREKLKGQLSDIIEFVRVLQKIDTSGFETVEHIARFKPILREGGAGGELEREKVLEQAPDRENGFFKVPPVINKK, from the coding sequence TTGTTAAGCTCGGTTAAATTAAAGCGAGAGAGGAAAGAGAAACTTAAGATGCTCTCAGATGATGAAATAAAACATATCGAAAAATTAGCTAGGATAAGACTAGGCGATGAGGACAGAGAAAAGCTTAAAGGGCAGTTGTCTGACATAATAGAATTTGTCCGCGTACTTCAGAAAATAGACACCTCCGGGTTTGAAACGGTAGAGCATATAGCGAGATTTAAGCCGATACTAAGAGAGGGAGGGGCCGGAGGCGAACTCGAACGTGAAAAGGTCCTCGAGCAGGCTCCGGATCGTGAGAACGGTTTCTTCAAAGTGCCGCCGGTAATTAATAAAAAATAG
- the gatB gene encoding Asp-tRNA(Asn)/Glu-tRNA(Gln) amidotransferase subunit GatB yields the protein MNENSYETVIGLEVHAQLLTETKLFCSCRPEYGADPNTRVCPVCMGLPGALPVLNKESVTMAIMMGLALECDIAPESVFSRKNYFYPDCPKNYQISMYDKPLCGNGSLKIETDAGERTIGVERIHLEDDSGKMSHETGRGSLVDFNRCGVPLIEIVSRPDIRTGGEAAEYLMRLQQILRYLGICDGNLEEGSMRCDVNISLRRTGSGKLGTKTEIKNLNSFKAVQKGIEFEVERQRSLLERGKRVEQITNLWDQDRGRLVMMRSKEEAHDYRYFPEPDLLPLEVQGEWIEQAREMIPELPIERERRFKNEYGLSSYDCGVLCADKGVADYFEIVAKTTGLAKKSSNWVMREVMGELNNLACAIEDFPVYPENLAKLIKLVQDGTISGSAGREVFEEMIKSGGGPEEIIKRLGLEQISNSIEIESIIEEIISDHPDEVSRYREGKKKLLGFFVGQVMKKSRGKANPKLARDIIIGKLGG from the coding sequence ATGAACGAAAATAGTTATGAGACGGTCATCGGACTAGAGGTTCACGCTCAGCTTCTTACCGAAACAAAGTTATTCTGCAGCTGCAGGCCTGAGTACGGGGCTGACCCGAACACACGTGTCTGTCCGGTATGTATGGGGCTTCCCGGGGCACTGCCCGTTTTAAACAAAGAATCCGTAACGATGGCCATTATGATGGGATTAGCATTGGAATGTGATATAGCGCCTGAAAGTGTATTTTCAAGGAAGAACTACTTTTATCCGGACTGTCCGAAGAACTATCAGATCTCCATGTATGATAAACCATTATGTGGGAATGGTTCTCTCAAGATCGAGACGGACGCGGGCGAGAGAACTATAGGGGTTGAAAGGATACACCTCGAAGATGATTCAGGTAAGATGTCGCATGAAACAGGCAGAGGCAGTCTGGTGGATTTTAACCGTTGCGGTGTCCCTCTTATAGAGATAGTAAGCAGACCCGATATCAGAACGGGAGGTGAAGCGGCTGAATATCTTATGAGGCTTCAGCAGATTTTAAGGTATCTCGGAATATGTGACGGTAATCTTGAAGAGGGTTCAATGCGTTGTGATGTCAATATTTCTCTCCGCCGGACTGGAAGCGGGAAACTTGGAACAAAAACTGAAATCAAGAACCTGAATTCATTTAAAGCCGTGCAAAAGGGGATTGAATTCGAAGTAGAGAGGCAGCGCAGTCTTCTTGAGCGGGGAAAGAGGGTAGAGCAAATTACGAACCTGTGGGATCAGGACAGAGGACGGCTTGTTATGATGAGAAGCAAGGAGGAAGCCCATGATTACAGGTATTTCCCCGAACCGGATCTTCTTCCTCTCGAAGTGCAGGGAGAATGGATCGAACAGGCGAGAGAGATGATCCCCGAATTACCAATTGAACGGGAAAGAAGATTTAAGAATGAATACGGGCTGAGCAGCTATGATTGCGGTGTCCTCTGCGCTGATAAGGGTGTTGCTGATTATTTTGAAATTGTTGCTAAAACCACAGGCCTTGCAAAGAAGAGTTCAAACTGGGTAATGAGAGAGGTGATGGGAGAGCTTAATAATCTGGCTTGTGCGATTGAAGATTTTCCGGTCTATCCCGAAAACTTAGCCAAGTTGATAAAACTCGTGCAGGACGGAACTATTAGCGGTTCGGCGGGGCGGGAAGTATTTGAGGAAATGATAAAATCTGGCGGCGGTCCTGAAGAAATCATAAAAAGACTCGGTCTCGAGCAGATAAGCAACTCGATAGAGATTGAAAGTATAATAGAAGAAATCATTTCCGATCATCCGGATGAAGTTTCGCGTTACAGAGAAGGAAAGAAGAAACTCCTTGGTTTTTTTGTGGGGCAGGTTATGAAGAAAAGCCGAGGCAAGGCTAATCCGAAGCTGGCCAGGGATATAATCATCGGGAAACTTGGCGGTTAA
- a CDS encoding ATP-binding protein gives MKSTENKKGKTELRTCWDFFDCTEKNCPAYGQNKVSCWEITGHRCRDKVFGRIEEKLIRSCFNCPFFKTLKQRMKGRRWEDITLLETLEDALIRSSNYSKKVENLYMEVIRRSKLMNLLSEVSKIITRLDKEEDIILAILTVITANEGLSYNRAFVFLKRDDPDLLRGKYALGPSTPEEAGNLWKVLEKEKDISIEKLVRKGQRLAYIRNSPLSRLTEGLSLDLNDSESIISKGISEVRFVNAKDLKSEGDKRIAEKLGLEEFCFCPIATEEERLGLVLVDNLYSGKEITPEDAHLLELVVSHATTSLRAAQLKESLETNIQRLKDSYRILKANEERMMKAERLAISGEMTSSVLHEIKNPLVSIGGFARNLYKSGNLSEKDREKAEVIMRESLRLEKYLTNLQTSVNELKLEEGDINQVIEETCQILNSDIEKRKIKLEKNLDSDISKCRFDEVKIHEVLLNIIQNSIEAVSKNGYVKIRTWQDESKIYVEISDNGEGIHSERLSKIFSPFYTTKEDGAGLGLAFARKIVQDHGGKISVSSSRGKGASFIITLKRLVKEAKK, from the coding sequence ATGAAATCAACGGAAAATAAAAAAGGAAAGACTGAACTTAGAACCTGCTGGGATTTTTTTGACTGCACGGAAAAGAATTGCCCGGCTTATGGTCAGAATAAAGTGTCATGTTGGGAAATAACCGGGCATAGATGCCGAGATAAGGTCTTTGGCAGAATAGAAGAAAAACTCATCAGATCCTGTTTCAACTGCCCCTTTTTCAAGACGCTCAAGCAGAGGATGAAAGGTCGAAGGTGGGAGGATATTACACTTCTTGAAACCCTCGAAGACGCTCTCATCCGTTCATCGAACTACTCTAAGAAGGTAGAAAATCTCTATATGGAAGTCATTAGGCGCAGTAAATTGATGAATTTACTTAGCGAAGTGAGCAAGATTATAACGCGCCTGGATAAGGAAGAAGACATAATACTCGCGATTTTAACTGTTATTACAGCCAATGAAGGATTGTCCTACAACAGAGCGTTTGTATTTCTGAAGAGGGATGACCCCGACCTTCTAAGGGGTAAGTACGCCCTCGGGCCGTCAACCCCCGAAGAGGCGGGCAACCTTTGGAAGGTGCTGGAGAAGGAAAAGGATATTTCTATTGAAAAACTGGTCAGAAAGGGGCAGAGATTGGCCTATATCAGAAATAGTCCTTTATCGCGTTTGACTGAGGGACTTTCGCTGGATCTGAATGATTCTGAGAGTATCATCTCGAAAGGTATTTCGGAGGTTCGTTTTGTCAATGCTAAAGATTTGAAGAGTGAAGGGGATAAAAGAATCGCCGAGAAGCTGGGGCTTGAAGAATTCTGCTTCTGTCCGATTGCCACTGAGGAAGAACGTCTCGGTCTTGTATTGGTAGATAATCTATACTCCGGTAAGGAGATTACACCGGAAGACGCGCATCTTTTAGAGCTCGTCGTTAGTCACGCTACAACGTCACTCAGGGCGGCCCAATTAAAAGAATCTTTAGAGACTAATATCCAGAGGCTTAAGGATTCTTACCGGATATTGAAAGCGAATGAAGAACGTATGATGAAAGCTGAAAGACTCGCTATTTCGGGTGAAATGACATCTTCCGTTCTTCACGAGATTAAAAATCCCCTTGTGTCGATTGGCGGCTTCGCGCGAAATCTTTACAAGTCCGGTAATCTCAGTGAAAAGGACAGGGAGAAGGCCGAAGTTATAATGCGTGAGTCTCTGAGGCTGGAGAAATATCTTACAAATCTGCAGACTAGTGTAAATGAATTGAAATTGGAAGAAGGAGATATAAATCAGGTTATCGAAGAAACTTGCCAGATATTAAATTCTGATATAGAAAAAAGAAAGATAAAGTTGGAGAAGAATCTGGATTCTGATATTTCAAAGTGCAGATTCGATGAAGTTAAGATTCACGAGGTTCTGCTTAACATTATTCAAAATTCAATTGAAGCGGTTAGTAAGAATGGATATGTAAAGATACGTACATGGCAGGATGAGTCGAAGATATATGTGGAGATTTCAGATAACGGTGAAGGGATTCACAGCGAACGTCTTTCTAAAATATTTTCACCCTTTTACACGACTAAAGAAGACGGAGCCGGATTGGGACTTGCTTTTGCCCGTAAGATTGTACAAGACCATGGCGGCAAGATTTCAGTATCCAGCTCGAGAGGAAAGGGCGCGAGTTTTATAATAACTCTCAAACGTCTGGTAAAAGAGGCAAAAAAGTAA
- a CDS encoding metallophosphoesterase has translation MKNKYLIVLFILIFSALSCGINSCGNEEAAPGDGLFVYGDSRTNHDDHRRVVRAILKKDPKAVFHTGDLVDDGTIPGQWEIFDDITSELRSEAEFFPALGNHEKDSDLYFDRFELPNNERWYSVNRAGVHFIILDSCSGIEKESEQYKWLESDLREAEGGFSFIVAVFHHPPFSTGPHSVDEMGLREIIVPLLEKYDVDIVFSGHDHSYERSLCNGIYYVVSGGGGAPLYDQERDSKYSQVFRKINHFCEISVTPESLVVCAYDTLNARIDRFSVPSE, from the coding sequence ATGAAAAATAAATATCTAATTGTTTTGTTTATCCTGATCTTCTCCGCCCTCTCATGTGGAATAAATTCGTGCGGGAATGAAGAAGCTGCTCCGGGAGACGGTTTATTTGTATACGGTGACAGCAGAACAAACCACGATGACCACAGGAGGGTTGTTAGAGCTATTCTGAAGAAAGACCCAAAAGCAGTTTTTCACACTGGAGATCTGGTTGATGACGGAACCATCCCCGGTCAATGGGAGATTTTCGATGATATAACTTCCGAGCTTCGAAGCGAAGCTGAGTTTTTTCCGGCTCTGGGGAATCATGAAAAGGATTCTGACCTTTACTTCGACAGGTTTGAACTTCCCAATAATGAAAGGTGGTATTCGGTAAACCGTGCGGGGGTCCATTTTATTATTCTTGACAGCTGTTCCGGTATAGAAAAGGAGTCAGAGCAGTACAAATGGCTCGAATCTGATCTAAGGGAAGCCGAGGGCGGCTTTTCTTTTATTGTGGCCGTCTTTCATCATCCTCCATTTAGTACAGGTCCGCACAGCGTGGACGAAATGGGACTCAGAGAGATTATAGTTCCCCTTTTAGAGAAATATGATGTTGATATTGTATTCAGCGGTCATGACCATTCCTATGAAAGATCACTTTGCAACGGTATATACTACGTTGTGTCAGGGGGAGGCGGAGCGCCGCTGTACGATCAGGAAAGAGACAGTAAATACAGCCAGGTATTCAGGAAGATCAACCATTTTTGTGAAATCTCCGTTACACCCGAAAGTTTAGTTGTTTGCGCGTATGATACGCTAAACGCCAGGATAGACAGGTTTTCAGTTCCGTCAGAATAG
- the meaB gene encoding methylmalonyl Co-A mutase-associated GTPase MeaB, translating to MVRNVRIDSVLEDFRKGKSAAAGRLLSILENGGKEAEKAVEFIFPYIRGVYRVGFTGPPGAGKSTIISRLTSHYREDDKSVGIIVVDPTSPFSGGALLGDRVRMQQFSDDPGVFVRSLASRGSLGGISNCTDEAIDILDAYGKDIVFIETVGVGQSELEIADKTHTVVVILVPESGDSIQAMKAGLMEIGDIFVMNKSDHQDAEMAAREIESVLKLKDVSENQWSPRVILTCGLRNEGIDNLKKAIQEHRDFLTEKNLMKEKNKEILFLRVRNALLDRLERRIRSSPRIRKLLDEKMKEVYAGDISPYSVVDELEKMINIE from the coding sequence ATGGTTCGAAATGTTAGAATAGATTCCGTTCTTGAAGACTTTCGTAAAGGGAAAAGCGCTGCCGCGGGCAGACTTCTTTCAATTCTTGAAAATGGAGGGAAAGAAGCCGAAAAGGCAGTAGAGTTTATATTCCCCTACATAAGGGGGGTGTACAGAGTTGGTTTCACTGGTCCCCCAGGCGCTGGTAAAAGCACGATCATCTCAAGGTTAACCTCGCATTACAGAGAAGACGACAAAAGTGTGGGGATTATCGTCGTTGATCCGACCAGTCCTTTCAGCGGGGGAGCTCTTCTCGGGGACAGGGTGAGAATGCAGCAGTTTTCCGATGATCCGGGAGTGTTTGTAAGGAGCCTTGCCAGCAGGGGAAGTCTGGGCGGGATTTCAAACTGTACAGATGAAGCAATAGATATTCTCGACGCCTACGGCAAAGATATAGTGTTTATTGAGACAGTCGGCGTAGGACAGTCGGAACTGGAAATCGCCGATAAAACTCACACGGTTGTAGTGATTCTGGTCCCCGAATCCGGTGACTCTATTCAGGCTATGAAAGCGGGGCTTATGGAGATAGGAGATATCTTTGTAATGAATAAATCGGACCATCAGGACGCGGAGATGGCTGCCAGAGAGATCGAATCTGTCTTGAAGTTAAAGGATGTTTCGGAAAATCAGTGGTCTCCGAGGGTGATTCTGACCTGCGGATTGAGAAATGAAGGGATTGATAACCTCAAGAAAGCTATTCAGGAACACAGGGATTTTCTGACCGAGAAAAACCTCATGAAAGAAAAGAACAAAGAGATTCTATTTTTACGCGTGAGAAACGCCTTGCTTGACCGTCTTGAGAGAAGGATAAGGAGCAGCCCGAGAATAAGAAAATTGCTCGATGAGAAAATGAAAGAAGTGTACGCGGGCGATATATCACCCTACAGTGTCGTCGATGAGCTTGAGAAAATGATAAATATTGAATAA
- a CDS encoding cob(I)yrinic acid a,c-diamide adenosyltransferase, with translation MGSNKGTVQVYTGNGKGKTTASLGAALRAAGHGWHVVMIQFMKGRLYGELISSREIDGLIIEQYGRDEFVDPLNPEQVDVELAGKGWSRAKELIDDGKIDMLILDEINVAVSFGLISVKDLAEFIEKKPERLELILTGRYADEKIIELSDTVTEMEEIKHHYRQKIKSRKGIEF, from the coding sequence ATGGGTTCGAATAAAGGAACTGTGCAGGTATATACCGGGAATGGAAAAGGGAAAACCACCGCTTCACTGGGTGCCGCGCTCAGGGCCGCCGGACACGGCTGGCATGTTGTTATGATCCAGTTTATGAAGGGGCGCCTCTACGGCGAACTTATCAGCAGCCGGGAAATAGACGGTTTGATTATCGAGCAGTACGGCCGTGATGAATTTGTTGACCCTCTGAATCCGGAGCAAGTGGATGTAGAGCTTGCTGGAAAGGGCTGGAGTAGGGCTAAAGAATTGATCGATGATGGAAAGATCGATATGTTGATTCTAGATGAAATAAATGTTGCGGTATCGTTTGGACTTATATCTGTGAAAGATTTAGCGGAATTTATTGAAAAGAAACCCGAAAGACTCGAACTTATTCTCACTGGGCGTTACGCGGATGAAAAGATTATTGAGCTGAGTGATACTGTCACCGAGATGGAAGAGATCAAACACCATTACCGCCAAAAGATTAAATCCAGGAAGGGTATAGAGTTCTGA